A region from the Actinomycetes bacterium genome encodes:
- a CDS encoding shikimate kinase yields MAPHAVIVGPPGSGKSTVARLVAEALGLPARDTDDDVEAVAGAPVSDVFVEQGEDGFRALERSAVATALAEHDGILALGGGAVLDPGTRELLRGRTVVFLDVGIKDAASRIGLNRDRPLLLGNPRAQWLRLMEARRPVYEEVATVRVDTDGRTAQEVAAAVLQALDQAERAR; encoded by the coding sequence ATGGCACCGCACGCCGTCATCGTCGGCCCGCCGGGATCCGGCAAGTCGACCGTCGCCCGGCTGGTGGCCGAGGCGCTCGGACTGCCCGCCCGCGACACCGACGACGACGTCGAGGCCGTCGCCGGGGCCCCCGTCAGCGACGTGTTCGTGGAGCAGGGCGAGGACGGCTTCCGGGCCCTCGAGAGGTCGGCGGTCGCCACCGCTCTCGCCGAGCACGACGGGATCCTCGCGCTCGGCGGTGGTGCTGTGCTCGACCCCGGGACCCGTGAGCTGCTCCGCGGCCGGACCGTGGTCTTCCTCGACGTGGGCATCAAGGACGCGGCGTCGCGGATCGGCCTCAACCGCGACCGGCCGCTGCTGCTCGGCAACCCGCGGGCCCAGTGGCTGCGCCTGATGGAGGCGCGGCGTCCCGTCTACGAGGAGGTCGCCACCGTGCGGGTCGACACCGACGGCCGGACCGCCCAGGAGGTCGCGGCCGCGGTGCTGCAGGCCCTCGACCAGGCCGAGCGGGCCCGGTGA
- the aroB gene encoding 3-dehydroquinate synthase, which translates to MTGPARVRVVGERPYDVVLGRGLTGELAGLVGTRAQRALLVHPPALAELVPAIERELLGAGLEVTRAVVPDGEAAKTSEVTADLWALLGRRGFTRTDVVVGVGGGATTDLTGFVAATWLRGVAAVLVPTTLLGMVDAAVGGKTAIDTAEGKNLVGAFHPPAGVLCDLDTLRTLPRAELVSGMAEVVKTGFVGDPQVLELVEADPVSALDPDGEVLPELVERSVRFKAGVVAGDLRESGDREVLNYGHTLGHAVEKVEQFRWRHGEAVSVGLVYAAELAAAVGRLTADVVARHRAVLSAVGLPTTYDGPWPELIAAMRIDKKARGSVLRFVVLDGVGRPGRLEGPDDELLAATYERIRR; encoded by the coding sequence GTGACCGGCCCCGCCCGGGTGCGGGTGGTGGGGGAGCGGCCGTACGACGTCGTGCTCGGCCGTGGTCTGACCGGCGAGCTGGCGGGCCTGGTCGGCACCCGGGCTCAGCGCGCGCTGCTCGTCCACCCGCCCGCCCTCGCCGAGCTGGTGCCGGCGATCGAGCGCGAGCTGCTCGGCGCCGGGCTCGAGGTGACCCGGGCCGTCGTGCCCGACGGCGAGGCCGCGAAGACCTCGGAGGTGACCGCCGACCTGTGGGCGCTGCTCGGCCGACGCGGCTTCACCCGCACCGACGTCGTGGTCGGCGTCGGCGGGGGAGCGACCACCGACCTGACCGGCTTCGTCGCCGCCACCTGGCTGCGCGGCGTCGCGGCCGTCCTGGTGCCGACCACGCTGCTGGGCATGGTCGACGCCGCCGTCGGCGGCAAGACAGCCATAGACACCGCCGAGGGCAAGAACCTGGTAGGCGCCTTCCACCCGCCGGCCGGTGTGCTGTGCGACCTCGACACGCTGCGCACCCTGCCCAGGGCGGAGCTGGTGAGCGGGATGGCCGAGGTCGTCAAGACCGGCTTCGTCGGCGACCCGCAGGTCCTCGAGCTTGTCGAGGCCGACCCCGTCTCGGCGCTGGACCCGGACGGCGAGGTGCTGCCCGAGCTGGTGGAGCGCTCCGTGCGCTTCAAGGCCGGTGTCGTCGCGGGCGACCTGCGCGAGTCCGGTGACCGCGAGGTGCTCAACTACGGCCACACGCTGGGCCACGCGGTCGAGAAGGTCGAGCAGTTCCGGTGGCGGCACGGCGAGGCGGTGTCGGTCGGGCTGGTCTACGCGGCAGAGCTCGCCGCAGCCGTGGGCCGACTGACGGCCGACGTTGTCGCGCGGCACCGGGCAGTGCTCTCCGCGGTCGGGCTGCCGACGACGTACGACGGACCGTGGCCGGAGCTGATCGCCGCGATGCGCATCGACAAGAAGGCGCGCGGTTCGGTGCTGCGCTTCGTGGTGCTCGACGGCGTCGGGCGACCGGGCCGGCTCGAGGGTCCCGACGACGAGCTGCTCGCCGCGACGTACGAGAGGATCAGACGGTGA
- the aroQ gene encoding type II 3-dehydroquinate dehydratase has translation MTAPTTAQPVLVLNGPNLGRLGSREPEVYGTATFGDLAAACREAAAELGLEADVRQTDDESELVGWLHEAADSGAAVVLNPAAFTHYSYALRDACATVTGPLVEVHLSNPAAREQFRHTSVVAGVATGSVTGFGVDSYRLALRAVAGLL, from the coding sequence GTGACCGCACCGACCACTGCGCAGCCCGTCCTGGTCCTCAACGGGCCCAACCTCGGGCGCCTCGGGTCCCGCGAGCCGGAGGTCTACGGCACCGCGACCTTCGGGGACCTCGCCGCGGCCTGCCGCGAGGCGGCCGCGGAGCTCGGGCTCGAGGCCGACGTGCGCCAGACCGACGACGAGAGCGAGCTGGTCGGCTGGCTGCACGAGGCGGCCGACAGCGGAGCTGCAGTGGTGCTCAACCCGGCGGCCTTCACGCACTACTCGTACGCCCTGCGCGACGCCTGCGCGACGGTGACCGGCCCCCTCGTCGAGGTGCACCTCAGCAACCCCGCCGCCCGCGAGCAGTTCCGGCACACGTCGGTCGTCGCGGGAGTGGCGACCGGGTCGGTGACCGGCTTCGGGGTCGACTCCTACCGTCTGGCCCTCCGCGCGGTCGCCGGCCTGCTGTGA
- a CDS encoding GNAT family N-acetyltransferase codes for MTVRVRPAAPADHEAAIAVWAASDTARRGAPSPPEVPQMLRERFALGDVWVLVADDDGVVVGVAQGAPAREDGGTGPVLPGRCHLSMVFVAPDRWGEGIGSVLVDAAVALAAGLGYDTVQLYTHEDNDRAQRLYAGKGFLRDGDVRADAWGDPVGRWARRLADPPL; via the coding sequence GTGACCGTGCGGGTGCGGCCGGCTGCGCCGGCAGACCACGAGGCCGCCATCGCCGTCTGGGCTGCCTCCGACACCGCACGGCGCGGGGCGCCGTCGCCGCCCGAGGTGCCGCAGATGCTGCGCGAGCGGTTCGCCCTCGGCGACGTGTGGGTGCTCGTGGCCGACGACGACGGAGTGGTCGTCGGTGTGGCGCAGGGAGCACCTGCCCGCGAGGACGGCGGCACCGGGCCGGTGCTGCCCGGGCGGTGCCACCTGTCGATGGTGTTCGTCGCGCCGGACCGCTGGGGCGAGGGCATCGGCTCGGTCCTGGTCGACGCGGCGGTGGCTCTTGCGGCCGGCCTGGGCTACGACACCGTGCAGCTCTACACGCACGAGGACAACGACCGCGCGCAGCGGCTCTACGCTGGCAAGGGGTTCCTGCGCGACGGCGACGTGCGCGCCGATGCGTGGGGCGACCCGGTCGGTCGATGGGCCAGAAGGCTGGCCGACCCACCGCTCTAA
- a CDS encoding aminopeptidase P family protein — protein sequence MPATHVVRRRRLSDAVRATGAEAALVTCLVNVRYLTGFTGSNAALLVTADGALLATDGRYTTQASGEAPDLEQLVDRECARALVARAAADRVGPLAFEAHDVTVELHAELAGLPGAPDMRPLGHAVEGLRTVKDEDELALLREACAISDRALAETLGSVAPGQTEREVARALDAAMVELGADGPAFDTIVASGPNSAVPHHRPTEREIVRGDLLKIDFGALYGGYHADCTRTVVVGREPEAWQREIYDVVRAAQRAGRHALAVGADVRDVDATARRVVADAGYGEAFPHGLGHGVGLEIHEAPLLGYAATGRLAARTPVTVEPGVYLPGRGGVRIEDTLVVGDGEPELLTTTPKDLLVL from the coding sequence GTGCCCGCCACCCACGTCGTACGACGCCGGCGGCTGAGCGACGCCGTGCGGGCGACCGGGGCGGAGGCTGCGCTGGTGACTTGCCTGGTCAACGTGCGCTACCTGACCGGCTTCACCGGCTCCAACGCGGCGCTGCTGGTGACGGCAGACGGCGCGCTGCTCGCCACGGACGGCCGCTACACGACGCAGGCGAGCGGCGAGGCACCCGACCTCGAGCAGCTCGTGGACCGGGAGTGCGCCCGCGCGCTGGTCGCCCGGGCCGCCGCCGACCGGGTGGGCCCGCTGGCCTTCGAGGCGCACGACGTGACGGTGGAGCTGCACGCCGAGCTGGCCGGACTGCCCGGGGCACCCGACATGCGCCCGCTCGGCCATGCGGTCGAGGGGCTGCGGACGGTCAAGGACGAGGACGAGCTCGCGCTGCTCCGTGAGGCGTGCGCGATCAGCGACCGGGCCCTGGCCGAGACCCTGGGCAGCGTGGCGCCCGGGCAGACCGAGCGCGAGGTGGCGCGGGCGCTGGACGCCGCGATGGTCGAGCTCGGCGCAGACGGCCCGGCGTTCGACACGATCGTGGCGAGCGGGCCCAACAGCGCGGTCCCGCACCACCGGCCGACCGAGCGGGAGATCGTCCGCGGTGACCTGCTGAAGATCGACTTCGGTGCGCTGTACGGCGGCTACCACGCCGACTGCACGCGGACCGTGGTGGTGGGCCGTGAGCCTGAGGCGTGGCAGCGGGAGATCTACGACGTCGTGCGTGCCGCCCAGCGAGCCGGCCGGCACGCGCTGGCCGTCGGCGCCGACGTCCGCGACGTCGACGCGACCGCGCGGCGGGTGGTCGCGGACGCCGGCTACGGCGAGGCCTTCCCGCACGGCCTCGGCCACGGGGTGGGGCTGGAGATCCACGAGGCTCCGCTGCTGGGCTACGCGGCGACGGGTAGACTCGCTGCCCGCACGCCGGTCACCGTCGAGCCCGGGGTCTACCTCCCGGGGCGCGGAGGGGTCCGCATCGAGGACA